Part of the Phycisphaerae bacterium RAS1 genome, AGATAACAGGGAGTTTCTGACCGGCAACGTGGCCCTGCGGCTGCGGCCGACGGCTACCGTTCATCGCCTCAATTTTGGTTCCATCGGCGACCCGCTGGGCGAAGGCGGTCTGGGCCAATTCGAGCGGTACATTAAGGATGACCGCATCCAGGCGCGCGTCCAGGCGGTCCGGCCGGACTCGTACCTGCTCGCTTCGCCCGGACTGGATGGCATCTACGGCTCCGGCGACGACATCGCGAACTTCAAGCATGGTGGTCGATGAGGTTGGCGCTTCGCGAAATGTCGGTCGCGCGTGAGGGCTTCGGTGGCGGTGGACCGGTTCGCGGACCGGTTGGTGGGGGACCGGCCTCTGGCCGGTCTCGCTGCTCAGGGGGTGATCGAACTGCGTGGAGACCGGCCGGAGGCCGGTCCCCCACCGCCTTCACGCTCGTCGAGCTGCTCGTCGTCATCGTGGTCGTCGGGCTGCTGATCGCGGGACTTGTGACCATCACGGGTCACGTGGCCAGCAGCCAGAAGCGGGCCGCGACGAAGGTGCTGTTCCAGATTCTGCAGCAGGCGACCGACGAGTTCGCCGCAACCGATCCGCTGAGGCACTACTACAACACGCGGCAGCCTTCCGAACGCAAGACTCCCGGCTTTGGTTCCTATCCGCCCTACCAACTGGCCAATCCGAACAACGCGGTCGCGACCGCCGTGCACGATAAGTATCTGAGCGGCGGAAATCCGGTGGCATTCAATCCGGCGACTCTGGCGCAGCGCGTGGCGCGCGACCTGAGCGGATCGACGAATACGGCGGGTTGGGTTGATCTGGTAGGGCAGGCTGACGGAGCTAACTCGAAGTCGCACCTGGATGACGACAACCGGGCCCTTTCGCTCTACTTGCGGCTGTATGCGCCCGGTGCATTCGCGCGCATTCCGCAGGAGCGTCTGCTGCGGCTTCCACCCGGCAATCAGGCGGATTTTGTGAATCCGCGCGGCAGCGGCACGGCCCCGGGCAGCGTGGGCCTCGTCGATGTATTCGGGATCTACGACGGCTGGGGCGTGCCGATCGACTACTTCCTCTACGCGAAGATGGAGTGGGACGCGCTGAGCGGCCTGTGGTTCGTGTCCGACCGTCAGCCGGTGTTCATGTCGCGCGGCATCTCGCGCGAGGTCTACGATGCGCAGCTCGCGCGATACAACGGCCCCGCGGACATGTCCGTCTTCGGCGAGACGATGGGCAACTGGATTTTCAGCGTTCCGATGCCCTCGCCGGCGATTCCGGCCAGTGAAGTGACGAACACCGGCGGAATGCCGCTGAGCGGCGGGCCCGGGGGCTGGGTGCGGGTCCGCGGCGCATTTGATCCAGTCGGATATCTGCCGGCGTATGATGGCCAATAATCGCCGCATTTCGCGGCATTTCCGAGCCGCGACCGTGAGGGAGCGGTTCTTGGAATCCCGATTGAAGAACCGCTCCCTTACGGTCGCGGCTCTGACATACGGCGTCTCGGAAAAACGGCGCTTACGCCGGACAAGTGGGTCGGCTGTACAATAACTTGGGCACGTAAGGTGTCCGGGAGATACGTGTTGCGTTCGCCTGAAAGACATGGCGGTGGTATCGGCTTCCAGCCGGTCAGACGAGTGCGCGGCGTGCGCCGCGCGTTCACACTGGTCGAGATGATCGTCGTCATCACCATCATCGCGCTGCTGCTGGCGATTGCGATCCCCGGACTGGGCACGATGACCTCGGAGACGCGCTTCAACGAAGCGGCGCAGACCATCAGCGGCGTGCTGAACCGGGCCCATTTTGCGGCCCTGGCGGATGCCAACATGGTCGCGGTGCGTTTCATGCCGGGTCACTGGGATGCCAGCGACCCCTCGCAGCCGACCAAGCCCGGCGAGCGACAGCATCTGGCGACATACAACTACGTCGGCGCCGTCACGGGCACGGGGCAGGGCAGTGATCCGTTCGTGAACCGCGAATATTTCGAGCGGCGCAAGGGAGCCGATTCGATCATTCTTCCGGATGATGTCTGGGCGGCGCCGCTGGAAGCGCTGGATACCGGCCGCGGCCTGGTCGATGGGTTGTCGTTCGAGTTCGGGAACATCGGGGCAAATTTCGTGCTGCGGGCGACGCCGACCAACCGCGCCTTCCGCCTTGATCCGACGCGCATCCGAAACGGCGGACCGTTTCCGAACTCGGACGACTTTCTGCTGGTGTTCGACCCGCAGTCGGGCCTGCGCACCAGCCGCCCGGAAATGCACCTGCTGAAGGGATTTGTGCCGGGCAAGCTGAGCTCGAACGACCCAAGCTGCGGCGTCGACGATGATGTTCGCAACCGCGAAGTGCTCGGGGACGGCGACGAGGAATTCCGGCGATATTCGTTTTCGGGCGTCGCGCTCTATCGCCGATCGGCGCTGCTGCAACTGGGCGCCTCGGCGACCGGAGTCAATCGTCAGGATTACCTGCGACGGGCCGGCAAGCCGTACCTGGTGCGGCGTCACGGCGGCGGGCTGGTGCTGGGAGGGGCGCAGTGAAGTAACGAGGGTCGAGTAGCGAGTGAAGTAGCGTCGGACCTCCGTGTCCGACGGTGAATGCGCTGGCGAATGCGGTGTCGAGCGCGAAAGCTCGACGCCACGACTACGTGAGGATGGGATTATGAAACCAAGCGGGGCAAATGTAGCCCGGCCGCCCTCGGCCGCGCATGTGGATCGGCCGCCCTCGGCCGATTCTCGCCGCGCCTTCAGCCTGGTCGAGATGATGATCGCGCTGGTCATTCTCGGCTTCGGGCTGCTGGTGATCGGCGCGGCGCTGCCGATCGGACTGACTTACACACGCGAGTCCGTCGACCGCGGCACCGGCGCCGCCGCCGCGGAGCACGCGCTCGACGTAATCGAGCAGCACGTGCGAACGGTCCGCTACGAGTACCCGGCCGAGCCGACGCGGCGCGATGATCTTTTCCGCCCGCGGCAGGTGATCGTCGGCTCGAATCCGTCCATGGCCGAAGTGCGGCCGAGCTACGAGCCGCTGATCAAGGTCCGCCCGTTCGCGCCGCAGGTGATCAACCGCACGCCGGGCGCCGCGAGCTGGACGATGCCGAACCTGGAGCCGGGCGCGGCGATCGAGTTGCGGGTTCAGACCTGGGTGAACAATACGGCGCTGGGCGGGCTTGAGTACGACGTGAACCGGCGGAATCCGGCGCTCTCATTCGCGTCGATGGTCTATCCGCCCCTGGATCCGTTTCCGTTCCGAGATCCGAGCGCGTATTACACCGACGCGACCGACCAGACGCTGACGCCTTTGCCGGCCGGAGCGTCGCAGGCGCGGCAGGCGCTGGATCGGCAGATTGTCTGCACGGCGTTTTACCGGCGCGTGTCGTACGATCATCCGATTTCGAATCCGCAGGGCATATTCAACCTGGCCAACCCGGATCTCGTGAGACGAGGAGATTCGTCGCTCTACGAAGTGATCGTGGTGGCGTCCCGGCTGCCGTCGGCGCGCCATCGTTTCCCGGTGCTCCGCGCGAATTTCAGTTCGCTCGATTCGGGCGTGAGCGCCGCGGGCGGCATCGGCGGGACGGCGACGCTCTCGCCGCCGTACGCCAACATCGACAGCCACGTGCCGATCCCCTATCTGGTGGCTTTTGACACGTCGATGCCGGGGGCTCAGGCGCTGCCGATTCCCAACGCGGTGACGAGCTATACGCAGGCCGGCTACATGGCGCCGGCGATCTCGCCGCCGTATTACGAGATTGATCGCACGCTGACGCCGGCATGGGTGGACCCGCCGACGCTGACGTTCCGCTGCACGCCGATGGTCGGCAAGCTGCTTCCGGTCGGTTCGGTGTTTATTCCGGCGGTGAATGACGACGCGCCCGCGGCAGCGACGGCCCCGCCGCCCGGGGCGCCGCCCACGCGCAACGCTGGCTTCGTTCCGCACTCGCCGAGCACGCTGCCGATCTACGAAGTGGTGGAGCGGCCGGACGACTTCACGGTAATTACGAAAAATCCGGGGGTGTATCCGTGGGTGAAGCCGGGAAACACGGCGGCTCACTGGCCGATCTGGGTGATTCCGCCGGCGTTCGTTGAGTTGTCGGCCGGCATGCCGGTGTACGAGACGCGCTCGACGATCGTGGCCGTGTCGCGGCGTGTGATGCGTTTTCCGGAGGTGCCGTAGGTGTTTCGGGCGCCGCTCAGTTCAGCGTCGTCAACCCCCCGCTTGGCGCGGGGGGTTCGGACAGAGGGCGCGTGGCTGCGCCGGGCGCCACTGGCGGCTTGTCCGCCGGTGGCGGTCGCTGCACGGGCAGCAAGCTGCCCGTGGCACCCGCGCGCCTGCCAGTGCCGACCGGCGTTTACGCTGGTCGAGATGCTCATCTCGCTGGCCGTGCTGGCATTGGCGCTCAGCGTGGTCGGCGTCGTCTTCACGGTGACCACGCAGACCGCGACGCAGGCCGCGGCGTTTTCCGAGGCGCAGAACTCGATTCGCGAGCTCGTCTCGCAGGTTGAGGAAGACCTGCGTTACGTCGATCCAGCCGGCAGCATGCTCGTGATCGTGGGCCGGACGCAGGCCGCGGCGCTGGACGAGCCGCGGCTGCAGGCGGGCGAGTTCTATCGCGTGCTGGTCGGCGATTCGGCCAGCGTCCCGGCGAATTTCGATCCGAAGCGGGCGACGAACAACATCCCCACGAACACGCAGTACAGCGACCCGCGGGCCGACGTCCTCATGTTCTTCTCGAATCGTGCCAGCGTCTCGCAGGCGCCGCCGGAAACCGAAGGCAACAACGCCGCCCGTTCGCTGCGCAGCGGCGCCAAGCTGGCGCCGATTCAGGTGGTGTACGGGCACGCTTCTTTCGACAACGCCGTGCCGGTCGGGAACACCGGGGACTTTCAATTCGCCGGAAACCTGCGGCACATCGAGCGCGTCAACGGACAGCAGCTCATCAGCCCGATTCCGGCCTCTCGCTGGCACCTCGGGCGGCGCGTCGCCCTGATTACCGCGGCCGACCCGGCCGGCGCCGGCAGCGCGCCGCCCAGCATCAGCCAGGGATTCGTGCGCCCGGCGGGGATTCTGGAGTCTCTGACGCGCTGCGCCGGCACGACGACCGTCGCCGGCGACGTGGTGCAGTACGATCTTCCGGCGCTACTGCGGAATTTCAGTTTCGGCGGCGCGTCCGACCGCGCGACGGAGCCGCAGCAGCCCTACAGCCGCAGTCTCTGGCCGAACCGGACGATCTCAAGCACGATGTACGGCCCCGGCGGGGAGACGGTGCATCACGTTGCGACCGTGCTGGAGAACCCGCCCGCCAATCTGCGTTCGAATCTCGGCGTGCACATGCTGCCGGGCTGCGTCTGGTTCCAGGTTGAGTTCCTGATGCCCGAGGATCCGCGCAATCACCCGGAGTACGACCCGGTCCCATCCGAGCCGAACGACCCGAGTCCGGCGCAGAGCCAGCGCTTCGACCCGCCGCTCTGGACGCAGGTCCCGCCGGGCGACACGTTTGTCTTCCTGCCGGACACGCTCTCCAACCGCGGGGCGATCACGCCGCAGACGACGCGATTCTGGGAGTTCGGCTCGATCGAACCGGACACGAGCGCGACCAAGAGCGATGCGGCGAATCGCCGCATCCGCATGTGGCCCTATGCGATTCGCATCACGATCCGGGTGGTCGATCCGAAGGGTCGGCTGCCGGAGCCTGTCGTTCGCACGATTGTGAAGCGATTTGATTGAAGAAGCAGGGATCGAGGGATCGAGGGATCGAGGGATCAAGGGCGCGGAGGCGTTTCGCGGCCCGAAGCCCAGCGCCCTTTATCCCTTTGCCCCTTTATCCCTTTTCCCGGCAGGGATTTGCGCCCGTTGGGAAACTTGGGAGTTTGACCGGTCTGGGACAATTTGAACGGACTGGGGCAGCCGCCAGAGGCCGATGCCCCAGAGTCTGAGAAAAGAAAGTCTGTGAACTTCTTTGGGTGGAACGGGCATCTTGCCCGTTTCTTATGATCGCGGGGACGGGCGAGACGGCCGTCCCACCCAAATGTTCACAAGCTCAGAGGCCGGCCAGAGACCGGCCAGTGACCGACCGGAGGTCGGTCCCCCAAAATGTGAAAACCCCGGATAGTTCCGAAAGGAACAGACCTGATGACGCTGCGTATCAAGACCCGCCGACGCCGAGCAACCATCCTGCTGATGGTCGTGGGGCTTCTGGCGATGCTGTTCATCATCCTCTCGACCTACATCACGCTGGCCCGCTTCGATCGGCTGACGCTGCGGCAGGTGCAGCGCGGCGAGCTGATCGACGACGTGGTCAAGAGCGTGGGCAACCTGGTGCGCACGCAGATGCGCGATCAGTGGGTGGACGCGGCGGGCAACGTGCTGGCCGGCGGCCTGGAGACCGATCCGCAGAATCCGCTCAATCTCCGCGTTTCGGCAAACTACGCGTACGAGGACGTGCCCGGCTACCGCGGCTCGCGCTTTCTTGCGTCGACGGAGCCGGTGGTCTCGGCAGACCTGGTCTTCGGCAACCCGGCTGTCTGGGACTACGTCTACCCGGCGATCACGCAGCTCACGAAAGTTCCGGCGCGGGTCACGACCGCGTTTCCGGGTCTGACCATCGACCGCGCAACCGGCGATCCGCTGGCCATGCTCCTGCGCGTTCCGGCCAATCGCGACATCCGCGAAGTCCTCGCCGAATACTCGCGCGAACCGTACATGGACGCCGACGGCGACGGGATCATCGACACCTATTTCCCGTCCGTCGCGGCCGCAACGGAAATCGCCAACGCCACGGCCGGCTTGCCGCTGCGGGCGCCGGATGCGCTCGACACGCGCCTGACCGTGACCAACCCGCAGGGCGCCCGCAACGTCGCCATGATCAGCCGCTTCGACCGCAGCGCCCGCTTCTCGGTGGCGACGCGCGCGATTTCGCACGGCGGCATGGTGATGCTGACGGAAGACCCCTATGCGCGGACGTTCTCGCGGCTGATGTTCGACTGGCTGCGCCATCCGAGCGACAACACCGGCCCTCCTTCGAACAGCGCCGCCTTCGCCGAAGCCGTCGCCGACCTGTCGGCCAACGTTCCGGCGGCGGAGTCGCTCCTGCGGCGGCGCGGTGCGCTGCCCGGTCAGCGGGATGACTTCAACGATCCGAATTCGCTTTCGCGCACGCCCGAGTCGCTGGCCTGGTTCGAGCGCAACTACGCCGGCACGTTCATGACCGCCCGCCGCTGGCAACGTTTCAGCATCGCGCCCGACGCGCGCGGCAACTACCCGGACTGGTTCAACTGGCGCAGCGGCGCGTTTTTTGAGCCGCGCCTGGCCAACGCCAATGACGCGGAGGCCAACAAGCGATACGACCGCCGCCACGACCTGACGACCACCAGCTACAGCGACGAGAGCGCCCGCATTCAGCGGCCGCTCGCGTTGAATCCGCCGCCGAATCAGGTGCAGCCTCCGGGGCTGTACCAGGGCCAGACAAAGTTCCCGCTCTGGGACCTGATTTACTACAGCCGCACGGTGCCGGCGGGGCAGCTTTCCCTGCTGCAGCGTCTGACCGGGTATTTCGCGGACATGCTGCGCGGGCACAGCGAGTGGCGCACGGCGTCCGACCTGGTCAGCACGAACCGCCCGTACACGAAGCTGTCGCGCCTCGAGCAGTCGGCCATGCTGGCGGTGAATGCCGCCGCGTTTGCCGCGCCGCGCGACACAACGCAGCGGCCGGGCTTTATTGACGTGCCGATCCTGTCCTTCGTCGACCTCCCGGAGCAGAACGCGCCGGTGTCCAAGGTCGTTGCCGGCTACACGCCGCAGCCGTACATCACGCAGGTCCTGGCGTACCGGGATGACGACGCGGGCGACTTGGCGGACACGAGCGACATCGCGCTGGCGATCGAGCTGTACAACCCGAATGACCCGTCGCTGATGGGCGGGATCGATCAGCACGCGCTGTATCTGCCGCAGTTCGCGATCAGCCTGAACAACGACTACAACGGGCCGGTCTGGAATCCGCTGCGTATCAAGGAGCTGGCCAATTCGCCGCAGCCCAACGACCCGACGCGGCCCGAATACACCACGGGTAACCTGGGATTTCCGCTGACCCCGCGCTTCGCCGGCCGCAGCTTTATGACCGTCGTCATCAACGACAACGCCAGCAATTCCTGGTTCGAAAAGGAGTCCCCGCTGGCCCCGGCATCGACGGGCGGCGCGCCGCCGCCGGTGATCTCGCAACTTCCGGTCACGACGCACCGCAACGCTGGCAATCGGGAAGTCATCGTCGTGAAGCTGTGGAAACGCGGCACGGCCTTGCGCCCCGGCGGAAACCAGCCGCGCTGGGTGCTGGTCGACCAGTTTGAGCTGAAGGCCCCGGACCAGCCTCCTCCGCCGAACCCGGGCGGGCCGAACCCCCCGCGCTGGACCGGCTCCTACACGAACGCCTGGCGCGACACGAACACCGAGACCTATTTCGGGCAGTACGCCGGCATGCCGGCGCCGTTCAATGTCCCGGCTCGCTGGCGCTGCACCACGGCTTTTGAGCCGGGTGACGCCGAGTATTGCACGCTGGACGAGTCGTCCAACGGCCAGCCGCCGATCGAGCGTTTCGCCGATCCGGTGCAGGGACGGATCTTCGGGTTCGGCGCGGCCGGGCCGCTGGGGCAGAACGTGAGTTCCGGGTCGGCGGCGACGCCCTTCGGCCCGACCGTTCCGCTTCACACGATGAACGCCGGCTTTGGCGAAGCGCCGGCCAGCACGGTGCGGATCAATGGCGTGGACCGGCCGGCGTCCTTCCCGACGGTCGGTTTCATGATGTTTGTGCCGCGCTTCGCGCACGTCGAGAAACTCTCCAACGGCGTCACGAGCCTGCGCAGCGTGTCGAGCATCTTGCGTGACCAGTGGTTTCAGGGCAGCAGCGGCATGGCCCGGTATGGCTTTGGCGGCGGGCTGCGATTGCCGCCCCCGGCCGATTTCGGCCACATGCCGCTCTTCGATAACACGCAGAACACTGAAGGCGACGGGTACTTCGACGACCAGCGGGCCGGGGCGATCCCATGGGGCCAGCTCGTATTCGACTACTTCACGGTCTTGCCGCGCACGGTTGATCCGCTGCGCGTCCCCGGCCGGATCAACATTAACGCCGCGCCGTGGTTCGTGCTGGCGGGTCTGCCGATGTTCGATCCGACGCAGGCGGGTTCGGGCATGGCGCCGCTGCGCCAGGGACCGCCGGCGTTCTGGTCGGCCGACTCGGGCATGCTGCTCGGGACGGCGCAGGACGGCGTTCCGCGATTGAACACGTCGCTGTTTGAAACGGTATCGAACGTGCCGCGGCTGGGGCGGCGACTGGCTCAAAACGCGGCGTCGTATCGTGACGCGACGGCCTATGTCGCCGCCGATGCGAATTATCCGGCGCTGTCGTGGGCGGACGCGCGAAACGGCCCGCCGCCGGGCGCCAATCCGACGCGCCAGACGCGCTATCGCCGCGAGCTTTCGACCGATACGCCTGTGAATACGCTGACGGGCGGGCCGGCGTATGGGCGCATCCGGCGGGAGAAGGACGCGCGTGGGTTCCTGAGCGTCGGCGAGCTGCTGAACGTGCGCGGGTTCGACTCGGCGTACGCGCTGGGCGCCGGCAACCTGACAAGTCCGCTGGTACGGGGTGATTTTTTCAAGGCGGTTGGCGTCTTGGCGCTTCTGGATACACAGTTTGTGACGACGCGCAACAACACCTTTACGGTCTACACGTCGATCATGGACAAGCAGAATCCGCAGTCCAGCATCCGCACGCAGATGACCATCGACCGCAGCAACCTGCTGCCGCGGCTGACCACGTTCACCGACGCCGGCGGAACCGGGTCAACCGGCGTCCGGCGGATCGTCCAGCAGGACCGCTCGGCACTGCCCACGATCATCTCGCAGCGCGAGATCGGTTACTTCAACGCCCAGTTTGACGACTGAGCCTCGTCGCCAGAAGCGCCAGCAGCGCGGCGTAGAACGGCATCAGGGGAAAACGATAGCGGTTGTGATCGCCGTGCGAGAACAGAATCGTCACGGCGGCGACGTAGGCGATGTTGAAGAGCATGAACGCGACCACGGCGCGGCCGGCCGCGCCGCGCGGGCAGCGTCGAGCCGCGTCCGGCGAGTCGCGCGGTCCGGACGGCATCGTGACGTACAGCAGCCCGAACAGCAGCGCCGCCAGCAACCCGAGCACGTTCAGCCATCCCGGCCGGGCGTAGTCGACTTGGCCGCTGAGCCAGCGGTCGCAGAAGTCAAGCGAATGCTCAAGTTTTGAAGCGTTTGAGTGGGCGCCGCGGTTGAAGGGATAGGTCTGCCAGGCGGGGACGAAATAGCGCTCCAGATTCCCCCATACGTTGTACCAATACACGCTCGGGTAATGCTCCATGACGTACTGCGCATCGCGGTTGTAGAGGTCGGCGATTCGCGGCCAGCTCTGATGGTGCCAGTTCGCCCGGCCGCTGGCCTTGCTTTCGTTGTCGAGCAGCGGAATGCCCGTCGGCCGAAGCGGCGGCAGCCATTGCGCGTAGTCGGGCGGACGGGCGGTGTAGAAGTCGATCTTGCTGACCGGGGAAAGCCGGCCGTCGCGGAGCAGGTCGTCGTGCAGGTCGGGGCGCAGCGCGTCGGCGGTCATCATGTACAGGTTCAACTTCCGGTAGACCTCGCCGCTGAGCGACTCGCCGAAAAGCAGGGCGTTCTTGGCGTAGAAGGCCGCGACGAGAAGCCCGGGAAGCACAGCGGCCAACAGCGTGCGGCGGACGCCGGGTGCCACTGGCGGCTTGCCCGCCAGTGCAGGAGGCAACGCCGCCCCAGGCGTCGACGGCAAGGGGCCGACGTTACGCAGCCGACGCACGACAAAGCACACGCCGACCGTCACCGCCGTAAACCACGCCGCGTGAAACGTCCCGCGCGTCAGGACCAGCGCGGCGGCCAGCGCGAAAAAGCCGAACACGTCCCGTCGGCGCCCGCGACTCAGAGAGCGATGAAGCAGCAGCGCCATGGGCGTCAGCAGGCACGCAATGGGATACTCGTACATCAGCCAGTTTTCGAGCAGCACGGTCGTTGGGTGAATCGCGAACGCGCTGGTGCAGGCGGCCGCGAGCGCCGGCGCGACGCCCAACCGCAGCATCAGCACGAAGAGCGACGCTGCCAGCAGTCCACCGCCCGCCAGCGCCAGCACCTGGCAAGCGAGCTCGAAGTGCCGCGGGAACAGCTTCAGCAGTACGCCGACGCCGAGATTGAACAAAGGCGGCTGGTCGCGCAGGTAGTAGACGCTCTCCAGCAGCCGCGTCTTGAGCAACTCCTCGTCGACAAACTGGAAGTAATCGGCCAGCGGGATCGCGTCGAATCGAACGCCGAACCAGCCGAGATAGATCAGGCGCGACGCGGAAAACGCGGCGAGCACAACCAGCAGCCAGCGGCGCTGTGCGGCGGCGGCCGGCCCGCGCGTGGGCAGAGCGCCGGAGTGCTGCAGCGGATCGGAATGCCCGCTCATGCCCCGGCCGAGGATTGCGACGTGAGCTTCTTCTCGATCAGCACTCCGACCAGCTTCGGATCGGCCTTTCCGCCGGAGAGCTTCATCACCTGGCCGGTCAGGAAGCCGCGGGCGGCCTGCATTTTCTTTGGGTTTTCGCGCGCGTCCTGCACGGCCTTGGCGTTGGCGGACAGCGCCTGCTCGACCCAGGCGCCGATCTCGCTCTCGTCGCGGCTCTGAAGCAGACCGAGTTGCTGCGCCAGTTCGCGCGGCCCGGGACTCTGAGCTTGAGAATCCACCGCCCGCACGTTGCGCGGAGCGCCGGCCTCTGGTCCGCGGGTGCGGTCGGAACGCCCACACTCCGCCGCCTGCCTGGCCATCTCCGCCGCGATCTGCGCCGCGGCGGTCGCGTTGATCTGTCCGCCGGCCGCGAGCATCGCCAATTCGGCGATGTGCGCCGCCGAAACGCCCAGGCGTGAAATCGGCGCGCCGCGCTGGTTGGCCTGCATCGCCCAGAAGCTCATGAAGTGCTTTCCGAGCGTTTCGCGGTCGCCGCCGGCGGCCGCCGCATCGTCAAGCAGGTCGGCGGTGGCGCGATCGTCGACCAGGCTGGGGGCGTCCTTGGCGGGCAGCTTGTATTCCGCGATGAACCGTTCCGTGCGGCAGGTGGGCAGTTCGGGCATCTCCTCGCGCAAGTGCGTCACCCACGCCGGGTCGATGCTGAGCGGAACGAGGTCTGGATCAGGGAAGTAACGGTAGTCGTGCGCCTCTTCCTTTTCGCGCTGCGGCAGCGTCATGAGCCGCTCATCGTCCCAGCCGCGGTTGGACTTGTTGCCGCCGGCGGCGACAACACCGGTGCGGCGCCACTCGTCGAACTGGCGGCGGATTTCAAATTCGATCGCCCCGTGCAGGGAGCGGAAAGAGTTGAGGTTCTTGACTTCTACAATCGGCGTCAAGTACGTGCCGCCGGCCTGCTCGATGCGCAGGTTGATATTGGGCTCGAAGCGCATCTGGCCCTTCTGCATGTTGGCTTCGCTGACGCCCAGGTAGGTG contains:
- the gatB gene encoding Aspartyl/glutamyl-tRNA(Asn/Gln) amidotransferase subunit B, giving the protein MNGSTRITIEGLAVEPIIGLEIHVQLATRTKMFCGCPLEFGATPNSRVCPVCLGLPGALPVVNRRAVECAVLAGLALNCRIAERTRWDRKSYYYPDLPKNYQISQYDLPLCGAGHFEFPYDGRIGKIRIRRAHLEEDAGKNVHDFPGFSGVDLNRAGTPLLEIVTEPDIHSADEAREFAIQLQRLVTYLGVSEANMQKGQMRFEPNINLRIEQAGGTYLTPIVEVKNLNSFRSLHGAIEFEIRRQFDEWRRTGVVAAGGNKSNRGWDDERLMTLPQREKEEAHDYRYFPDPDLVPLSIDPAWVTHLREEMPELPTCRTERFIAEYKLPAKDAPSLVDDRATADLLDDAAAAGGDRETLGKHFMSFWAMQANQRGAPISRLGVSAAHIAELAMLAAGGQINATAAAQIAAEMARQAAECGRSDRTRGPEAGAPRNVRAVDSQAQSPGPRELAQQLGLLQSRDESEIGAWVEQALSANAKAVQDARENPKKMQAARGFLTGQVMKLSGGKADPKLVGVLIEKKLTSQSSAGA